TGGAAGAAATGTGTAAGTGGAAAATCAGACTCCCAGAAACAGAGTCTCGTTAAGGCATTTGGAATAGATAAATTAATTCAGGAAGACCCACCTTCACAGAAGGTCGGGGtaaccagacacacacacacatgcaagacAGTTTGTGGAACCCTGAAATGGGAACAAAGGAGGCCATAGTCACTGCTTCGAGCCCCCACAAAAACACACACCCAGAGTTGCATTCAGGGATCCAGGCCACCGAAGATGACATGAGGAAGGATCGATCCCCTCTATCACAGTTTTAGGACCCCAGAATGATTTCCATGATGTGATCCAGTTCATTCCACTCCCAAGAACCTGGGGCACAGAAGAGGTTGTGAGGAGGCTCTGGTGGGGCCCGTGCAGGCTCCTTTTCTACCGCAGATGTGTCAATGTCCAGAAAGAAGTCATCCAGGCCAGAGTCCCCCAAGTACCGGGAGCTCAGAGCTTCTAAGAAGACTGGATCAGGCTGGGGTGGCACTTCATTCTGGAGGCCAAGGGGAGTCACTGGATTCTGAGGGGGCTCAGTCCCATCCATGGAGGTGTCCAGCTCCCTGAGGATAGAGCCAATGGTGGCTGACAGGGAGAAATCCTCCTCGCCCAGGAAGAGGGGCtcggggggcagggcaggggcgggAGCCAGGCGAAGTGCAGCCTGCAGCTGTTGGAGGGTGTTATGGATGAGGACATGCCTGCGGAGGCTGGGTGCTCGGGGGCCCAGGCTGCGCTGGACTTTGTCTAGGGAGATGCGGAGCAGGGCTTGCTGGTAGCTCTGAAGGCCTGCTGGACTCCActcccacctctcctcctcctcttccaaatCAGAGTGTTTCCTCTTCAAGCCTCCCACCATGATGCCCTGTAGAGAGAAGAGGCGCATAGGGGAAGGTCAGACACCAGACACCGTAGTGCTGGCTCATATCCCACTTTCTCAGGCCTATTGAGTTGTTAGTGATTTTTAATCATCGGAATCTCAGTTTACTGATGTATAAAATGAAGGCTGTCTGAATCCTACAAGTTTAAGAAGGTGAGTACATATACGATTAAGAAAATAAGATCTGGCGTTACGTACAGCTAGATTTAAATCTCACTTACTTGCCTGTTGTGGCCTCAAACAGTGAATTTACATCCATGAgaatcaatttcctcatctgccaaGTACGGATCCTAACTCAAGTTCCTCTAAGCCTTAAAACTGTTCTTCCACAATATTAATTTCTTCAAACATGGAGCACGAAAGACAAGTGTGGAGCACAGAGACCTGGATTGGAAGTAGGGAACCCCAAATCTGAATTCTGTATTGGAAACTGCTCAGCTGCGTGATCATGGGAAGTGATCTGAATGAGTCAAttctcagggcctcagtttcctcatctgtaaaatagggactGTAAAAAAATACTTCTCACCACCTCTGTCAAGGAGATGCCACGTATCTATAGGGCCCACCACACCGGAAGTGCTTAATGAACAAgagttgtgtttgttttttgttagagacagggtctcgctctgtcgcccagggctgAGTGCAGCAgcgctatcacagctcactgcagtctcgaagtcctgggctcaagcgatcctcccgcctcagcttcctgagtagctgggattaccaccacacccggcctcgaTCAAGAGTTAATTGCCAGTTATTCGCTCAACagatttactgagtgcctactatattcGAAATCTCCTGGAGCCCTGTTGGGGAACCTATGTTGAGATTCTTCTTCAACAGTCGGGATATTTCTATGTCCTCTTCCTTAACCGACTGGGAGCGCTCCCAAGAGTAGGAAAGGGGCCTGTCTCATTCCCTCTGCCCACGCTTTCAGATTCCCCCAAAGCGCGCCCCATAGGAAAACTTGCTAGAACTCAGCTCAGACCAAGCCCCGCCCCCTCGGAGGTCCCACTCAATCAGACCGCGACACTGTAAGGCCCCGCCCCCCCATGGGTCCTTACAGAGCATCCAGGAACGCCCCAATTTGGCCCAGGGGCTTCTGGGAAACGGGGGCCAACAGCCGCCAGGTACACGAATTGACGTCGAGCACGCACTACAATCCCCAGAGGGCTCCGCCCGTCCAGGGGACGAGCCACCCCCCTCACCCCGCTCTCCCTCAGGGCATGCGCACAGGGGCACAGGCGGGTGGGGGAAGGGAACCTGGACGTCCAGCTGCCGGCGCCTGCCGAGCCCCGCCCTCCATTGCCTCCGGGGCCGCGAGTCTGAGCTCCAGGCCCGgaacacccctcccccaccccagactCCGGCTCTAAATTTGCTTTCTCCCGGTCCCTCTGTTCCTTGAAAGTCCGCGATTCTCCTTCCAAACTGCCCTTGGATCCAGAGACCCAGATCCGAACACATCGCTCAAAGACGACAATGCTCCGATCTAGTTCGGGAGACTACGTATCCTAATTCTGATACTTCCTCCCACTTCTCCTAGTCTCCTGACTTTCAAACGCCCCTGGACTTCACCTCCAAACTCGCTGTCCGGCTCCAAGACCCGAACATTGAACTCTTCCCGGCAACCTCCTTCCCCCGCCAGTGCGTCTTGGAGTCCCAAGAATCCTTGACCCTAGTTCTCTCGCTTCTCCAAATACTCAGAATCTCAGCTCCGTACCTCTCACACCTTTTCCAGAACACGATAAAGCCCCGAATTCAACCCGTCCGGAAGACCCAAGTGGAATCGAATCTCCAGGTTCCCTGTCTCAAAAGTTCCTCCCCTCTGTTCTCTCGCTTCTCCAAAAGCCCAACGTCCCAGCTTCAAACTCCCTCCACTTGAAAATACTGCCCCAACAACCTCGCCTCCCCTCCTGGGTCTTGAACTCAGTCTCAGGTCCCCAGACCCTCCCTATCATCACCCTGAATCTGAGGCCCCCTCCCCCGGTCCCACCCAGACCCCGCCTCCGCAAGTCCCCGGGGCGCGCTTCTCTCTCCCCCAGCCTAAGGTAAATTCCCAAGCCAGGCGACCACTCCTCACCGCAGCTGCCAGGTTCGCCACGACCACCTCCTGGAACGCCCACAGCGTTGCGACCCGCCAGTGCCAGGACCCACCAGTGACCGGTTGGAGCCTCGCTCACCTCGGCGGGGCCTCTCCGTCTGGCCTCTGGCCCACCAGCCCCGCCCCGGAGCCGAGCCGCGAGCCGCGATTGGCTGGAGTCCCGCCCGCCGCGGGGCGTCGATTGGCTGGGCGGAGCCATCCGCCCGTGCCCCGAGACGCCGGATCCGCCCACCCCTCCCTAGCGCCCCGGGCCATTTAAAGAAGTGCAACTGGCAGGGGGCGGGGCAGCGACTCCGGGGTGGAGGGCGGCCGGTCCAACAGAACCGCTTCCTTCCACTCAGCTACAGTCCTCGCTCCAAGATCGTCACCATTGCTCCCTGCGGTTCCTTTATGGTAGGCCTGGACTCCACCGTGGAGCCAGAGGGGCTGGCATGCCCCTCCCCAAGTCGCTGTGCAGGCGGGCGGGGCCGAGCAACCGGAGGAGGCCGCGCCCCCGGGGTTCCGAGGGAGGACGCTGGGGCGCGGGGGATGACGTAGCGGAAGACCAGCCAATAGAGTGGCGCGGCCCGCGTTGCCTAGGCGATCGTAGCCTCGCCCCCTTGCTGCCCCTCCCGCCCCCTATACGTTACCGCGCGGCCCCTTCTTAATCCTCAGGTTTTCTCAGCACGTCCTCTGGTGGTCCCACCTGGGTCTTCTGACACCCTCTTTCCTTCCCCGCTCCATCAAGATGACTCCTCTGCTACTGTTCATGGCTTCCTACCCACCCCGAATACAAACTTCAAACTCCTTCCTTTTGCCACAAAGCCCCTCACGACCTTGCTTGATGCGTTCTCCTGGTTCTCTCCGATCCTGCCCCATTGAGTCACTTCCAGTTTTTCTAAAATGGCTTCAAGCTCCCATTCACCCCATCAGGAAAACGAAAGGattttctctgtttgttttcttccctgcTTTACCCCAGTGTCTACAACAATGCCAGGTACATAATAAGTTCGCAAACATGACAATAAAAGGCCTCTGgatctttattattaatattattttttgccgggcgcagtggcgcacgcctgtaatcccagcactttgggaggcggaggcgggcagatcacttgaggtcaggagtttgagaccagcctggccaacaatggtgaaaccccgtctctactaaaaatacaaaaattagctgggcgtggtggcgcacgcttgtaatctcagccacttgggaggctgaggcaggagaatcgcttgaacctgggaggttgaggttgcagtgaaggcgagatcgtgccactgcactccagcctgggtgacagagagatgggggaggggggaggggggttttcttgtgttgcccaggttggttttgaactcctggcctcaagcaatcttctcgccTCTGGATATTTAAACTTGTTTCCTCATCCTCAAAATATACCCTCAATTCCCAGGCTGCTTCTCAGAACACATTTCAAAGGTTTCCTCCTCTCCGAAGCCCTCCCTGGCAGTCCAGGTTGGGTTAGGATCCATTCTAGGATTCCATGGCCTCCTGTGCCGCCATCCCAGTCCTGGACTGTCAGTTACTATATGGACTGAGGAACGCCCCGCCGAGGGCAGGTACCAAGGATATCTCTGTCAACCACCTCTTGGTCTGCAGGATCACCTAGCACAGGGCTGGACACGTAGCAGGTCCCAGTGAAAGTTTGCTAAATGCTCAGGAATGTGAcagaaaaataaggcagaaagAAGACACTGCTAGTGTCCTGAAAGCCCACACCCGTAATGCTCCGCCCCTACAACGAGTTTCCCTAAGGGGAGGAGGCAGTTTTCTCCAGGCCACCTCTGGGAAGGGAGGTTTAAGCCTCCTCAGACCAGTTCTTGCCGGTTGGAGTTTGTCAACCAAGTCATCCTGATGTTTGCAGGATAAATGGGAGGGGAATAGGTAGGTGGGTGGTGTGGGTTGGAGGTAGGGAGAGAGAAGTGTCTTAGCTCACCCAGGCCTAGGGAAGGTGTccctgggaaaaaaagaaagggacagTAGGTTCCAAAAAAGGACATAATTAGGAAGGAGCaattcttccccttcctcctccaaaACCTGCGCCTCCTATAGGGTCCACAACTCAGGAAAGCCCTACTgcatttgggtttttgtttttgagacggggtcccACTCCGTCGTggatgctggagtgcagtggcgcaccttggctcactgcagcctcagcctccctcctgaaGCACTAGTGTAACTCTGTCCCCGGGTTACAGCCGTATGCTTCTTTCTGAtgcctcccctccacccctcacCAACTGTCCACGCAGGCTCCCAGGCATTCCTCACACccactctctcctcccctccttacAGTTCCTCCTCCAACTCCCTCTGGGCTATCAGCCTCCATTCCTGGACCCTTCCTTTCCACCTTCACAGAGTAGCCAAAGGAAGCTTCATAAAACACCCAACTGTCCCCCCTGCCTTACTTCTCTGGTGCTCCACTCCTTGCATAAATCCTCAAAATAAagcacaaacttttttttattttcagagacagggtctggatCTGTcctacaggctggagtgcagtggccaggccttgacctcctggcctcaagccattctcccgcctcagcctcctgagtatctgggactacaggtacacaccaccatgcccagctaagtttttaaaaattattttgtagagatggggtctcactatgttgcccaacctggactcctggcttcaagccatcctcccacctcagcttcctgagtatctgggactataggtgcacaccaccatgcccagctaagttattattattattattattgagatggagtctcgctctgtcacccaggctggagtgcagtggcacaatctcggatcactgcaacctccacctcccaggttcaagcgattctcctgcctcagcctcctaagtagctgggattacaagtgtgcatcaccacgcctgggtaatttttgtatttttagtagagacagggtttcaccatgttcgccaggctggtcttgaactcctgacctcaagtgatctacccgcctcggcctcccaatgtgctgggattccaagcatgagccaccatgcctggccagactCAATAAACTGTTActgggcggggcgcagtggctcacgcctgtaatcccagcactttgggaggcgaggcaggcggatcatgaggtcaggagatcaagaccatcctggctaacacggtgaaaccctgtctctactaaaaatacaaaaaaattagctgggtgtggtagtgggcgcctgtagtcccagctactggggaggctgaggcaggagaatggtgtgaacctgggaggtggagcttgcagtgagccagattgcgccactgcactccagcctgggcgacagagcaagactcggtctcaaaaaaataaaaaaataaaaataaactgttactgaacaaatgaatgaatgcataacaAGCAAATCTtacacagaggcaggcagacacACCAAAATActcagacagaggcagagagaggaagagtcACACAGTCGGTTTCTCTAGAGTAATTTGAAGCTCTTGGCTCAACATTTATTGCCCCCTTCCTTTGCTCCTCATGTCCCAGAATGCCACCCTCCCAGATGGGGACAGAGTGCTACTGGTACTGGTGGGAGGGGTAGGTGCTGTGTCCGTCGTACTCATCGGTGGTGAGGCAGCGCAGCATGAAATGGCCCAGGTCATGTTTGGAGATGACCCTTGAGGGCCCTCGTCCATCCAGGGTCACTGTGTACGCCCCAGTTAGTGGCTGGTCTCCTATGAAGTAAAGACAAGAGGGGCTGGATAAAGCAGACACCTTTCCCTTCCCCCAAAATTCGACCCCCAGAAAGACCTTCCCAGGGTGCCTACTGTGTGTCCAGCCTGGGTGGTGTCACAGCCAAGAATGGACTTTCCATATGCAGGTGCTCATCTATATCCTTTGCTTCATTCATTCGATAAATCCTTATTGATTACCTATTGTGTGGCCAGGTGCTGGGCACCCAAGCAAGGGACAAAGCAGACAGGAATCCCCTGCCCTGGCCAgtggcggtggctcatgcctgtaatcctggcactttgggaggctgagacaggagtatcactcaagcccaggagtttgaaactatcctgggcaacacagggagaccctgagtccactaaaaatacaaaaatcagccgggtgcagtggcatgcccctgtagtcccaactactcaggaggctgaggctggagaattgcttgagccagggaagttgaagctacagtgagccatgatcgtgacactgcactccagccgggacgacagagcaagaccttgtctctaacaacaacaacaacaaatatatatatatatatatatatatatatatatatatttgtcagatAGATATATATCTGTCTATCTGACAGTAACCAACTAAACTTAGGGATACAATGTACCATCACCCAAACAGAGACAGGCTGGAATTATGCACAGTATGGAACACACACCCTTGGCTGTGTGTTTGCTTGGGACAAAGCAGACAGGAAGCTCCtgccctggctgggcacagtggctcacgcctgtaatctcagcacttcgggaggccaaggtgggaggatcacttgagctcaggagtttgagaccagccaacatggcaaaaccacatctctacaaaaaatgcaaaaattcgctgagtgtggtggcttatgcctgtagtcccagctacttgggcaggagaatcacttgagcccagaaggcggaggttgcagtgagccaagattgtgccattgcgctccagcctgggctacagagggagaccctgtctcaaaaaaaaaaaaggaacacacacCTTCACCCATGTGGCATTCCTGCCCAACATGTTTAATCTGAATCTGTGACAAAACAGCTAGAAAAATCCAGAATGTGGGCCTTTAAAGTCACCTGGCCTGGTTAATGTTATgagaaacttaaagaaaaaggGCAGAgtgggttgaatttttttttttcttttttggatagagtcttgctctgtcacccaggctggagtacagtggtgcaatcttggctcactgcaacctccacctcccaggttcaagcaattcttgtgcctcagcctcccgagtatctgggattacaggtgtccgccaccacacctggctaatttttgtatttttagtagagacggggtctcaccacgttggccaggctggttttgaactcctgacctcaagagatccacccgcctcagcctcccaaagtgctgggattacagatgtgagccaccacgctggcctgACAGTTGGGGAAATTTTACTACGGAGTGGATACTAAATGATATGACAGAGTAAATGTCACTTTCCTTAGGTGTGAGCATGTTTTGTGTGCAAATATCTTTCTTTTAGGAGATGGCTGTCTAGGTATTTAGGAGTTAAGTGCGACAATGTTGCAATTCCTCTCAAATGATTAAGccaaatatacatatgcatatatgttttcACAATATATTCAGCAAAATCTAACTATATattcatggagagagagagaggaggagagagggagagacaacaGGATAAAATGCTAAGCATTGAACCTAAACAAAGGGCTTATGTGTATTCATAAACCTTTAATGCTTTCAAATCGGGAGGTGTGGAAGTTTTCACacacttggctgggcgtggtggctcacgcctgtaatcccagcactttgggaggccaaggtgggcagatcacgaggtcaagagatcgagaccatcttggccaatatggtgaaaccccgtctctactaaaaatacaaaaattagctgggcgtggtggcacgcgcctgtagtcccagctattcggggggctgaggcaggagaatcacttgaacccaggaggcaaaaggttgcagtgagccaagatcgcaccactgtactccagcctggcggcagagcaagactctgtctcaaaaaaaaaaaaaaaaaaaaaaaaaaagccaggcgcagtggctcacgcctgtaatcccagcactttgggaggccgaggcgggcggatcacaaggtcaggagattgagaccatcctggctaacactgtgaaaccccgtctgtattaaaaaatacaaaaaattagccaggtgtggtggcgggcgcctgtagtcccagctactcgggaggctgggcaggagaatggggtttcaccatgttagccaggatggtctcgatctcctgaccttgtgatctgcccgcctcggcctctcaaagtgctgggattacaggcgtgagccaccgcacccggccattaaTATctatcttttcttgtctttttctttttttttttagacagggtctcactctattacccaggctggagtacagcagcctgggcaacagtttattgcagccttgatctcctgggctcaagccatcctcccgcctcccagtagctgggaccacaggtgtgtgccacgacgcccagctaatttttttttttttttgtagagataagtctatgttgcccaggctggtctcaaactcctgggctgaagaaatcctcccgtcttggcttcccaaagtgatgagattacaggtgtgaaccaccatgcctggcctatgtatctatctatctatctatctatctatctatctatctatctatctatctaatctctaTCTCCCATACTAGAAATGTAAGCCATGGCGGGGCATGGTgatgcaggcctgtaatcccagctactcaggaggctgaagccccAGAATCCATAGACATAATGGATTAAACCATTAGCCAGTGGTAATCCCCTCAACCTTCAATCCCTCACCACTCCCCAGAGGTGAAAGTCCCAACCCTGTAATCCAGCCTtagtctttctggtgaccagacCTGAAGCTGCCTAGGGGCTGCCAGCTCTCAGTGAACTCATTAGCATAGAAAAAGACATTTACCATtttggagattccaaggattttaggagttgtatgccaggaaacaGGGACAAAGGCCAAATATATATGTCACAATATCATAGGAAGGTTTGCAATtttagggtggtcagggaaggccttgcAGATCTCCCCAGAGGGCAGGAGGGAACAGGCAGATGGCATTGGTGCCACCAGGTCCCTGCCCTGCTTACCTATGTGTGGCGGCATCACAGCCACGTACTTCAGGCCTGATTCCCGCAGCACCTTGTGCATCCGGATGTGGTCATCAGTCACAGCCTGCAGTCGTGGGGGCACCTTGGTAGGGTCCCAGAGCAGGAAAGCTGGAGGGAACACAGGGCAGGATCAGCCTGGgctctcttgtctttttttttttttttttgagacagagtgtcgctttgtcacccaggctgagtgcagtggcgcaatctcggctcactgcaacctctgcctcccgggttcaagcaattctcctgcctcagcctccccagtagctgggattacaggtgcacaccaccaggcctgactaatttttgtatttttagtacagacagggttttgccatgttggccaggctggtctcaaactcctgacctcaggtgatccaccctcctccacctcccaaagtgctggaattacaggcatgagccattgtgcccagccaagggCTCGCTTGTCTTGATGCCAGGACAAAACCCTGCCATGGCTGACCATTGCTTTCCAGTTGCAAAAACAGGGGAGTCCTCTGGGGCTCCTCTTTCCCTCACACCCCAGGTAAGAGCTGTCTGCTGATCACAATAATTCCAAATCTGACCTCTTCTCACTCCGCCTGGTCCTGTCCACTGTTACCTCTTGCCTGGACCAGCCCAGCAGCCTACTCCCTGGTCTCTcagcccctccttccctcctcccaagGAGCCCGTGAACACCCCTATCAGTTCACATCCATAGCTCCATCTCACTCAGGGTAGAAGCAAAGTCCCCATGGCCAGCCCTCAAGGCCCCACCTGATATGGCCCCATCAGCCCTCTGACGTCCTTGCCTACTCTGCCTACCACTCTCTCTTACACGCCTCTGCTCCAGCCAGGTTCTGCCTCCCAGCCTTGGCAATGTCTGATTCCTCTGCCCCTGATgcatttccctctcttttttattttctctgagacagggtctcattctgttgtccaggctggaggacagtggcgtgaacacggctcactgcagccttgactttctgggctgaagtgatcctcctgccttagcctcctgaggagctgggaccacaggggtgagccaccaaaccccactatttttttttttttttgagacagagtttccttccctcttgccacccaggctgcagtgcaatggcatgataccggccaagcctggctaatttaaaaaatttttttaggccGGGTCTGGTGGctaacccctgtaatcccagcactttgggagactgaggaggccagatcgcctgaggttaggagttcgagaccagcctggccaacatggtgaaaccccatctctagtaaaaatacaaaagttagctgggcatggtggtgcatgcctgtagtcctagctactcaggaggctgaagctggagaattgctggaacccttgaggcggaggttgcagtgagctgagatcgcgccacggcactccagcttgggagacagagcaagactccatctcaaaaacaaagcagaacaaaacaaaacaaaacaaaaaaaacacaaaaattagccaggtgtcgtggtgcatgcctgtaatcccagctattctcaggaagctgaggcaggagaatcccttgaacctgggaggcagaggttgcagtgagccgagatcgtgccattgcactccagcctgggtgacagagcaagactccgtctcaaaagaaaaagaaaaaaacattttttttgtagcgatggagGTCttaccaagttgcccaggctagttttgaactcccgggcttaagcgatccttccaTCTCGACCTCCtaaaatgctgcgattacaggtgtgacccaggACCCTTTGCCATTTCCCTCTCGTAGCCACATGGCTCCCTGTTTTCTTTGCAGACTTTGCTCAAAGGTCACCTTTCCATGCAGCTTTTCTTGACTGTCCTGTTTAAAATTGCAAAATCCTGTCTCCCCCAGCCCAGTTTACCAATCCCTTTTCTTGGGGCCTTGTTTTCTCCCTAGGACCCTTCCCCTGCCACCACACGCTAGAGTTATCCTGTGACTCTATCACATTTCCTGCTCCAATCCCAGCCCTTAGAAGCATCTGGAACATTGTAGGTACTTACTAAATATTTGTTCAGGAATTAGCTTTCAACAAGCTATAACTTGGCCAAGCTACACCAGCTGACATTTATAGAACTTTTACCTCAAGCCAAGAACTATGCTAAATATTTTTAGGAGCAGTTTGGTGAATAGTTAAAGAGCTTGGGTTTTGCCTAAAGTCAAGTACTGGATCGACCACTGGCCAGCTTCTTGTTTCCTCATGTGCAAACTGGGATGATATAAATTGTTCaaaggctgggcagagtggctcacacctgtaatcccagcactttgggaggctgaggtaggaggatcagttgagcccagcaGTTCTAGACTCACCTGGGTACGatggtgagacctgtctctacagaaaattaaaaaattagccaggcgtggggacCTGTGGTCTTAGCTGcttagaaggctgaggcgagaggatcgcttgagctcaggagttcgaggctgcagtgagctgtgattgcaccgctgcactccagcctggacaacagagcaagaccttgtctcaacaaaaagaaataaataaatagtttgagTAATGTTAGTGGTTATAAAAAGGTGTGTcacagagaccagcctgggcaacaaagccagactctgtcgcaacaaaaaaattttaaaaattagatgggcatggtggcacatgcctgtggtctcagctactcaggaggatcccttgagcctaggagttggaggcggTAGCGAGCTATGATGACATcattctcactgcaacctccacctacaagtttcaagtgattctcctgcctaagcctcctgagtagctgggattacaggcgtgtgccaccacacctggctagtttttgtatttttggtagagacggggtttcaccatgttggccaggctggtctcgaactcctgacctcaagcgatccacctgccttagcctcctaaagtgctgggattacagcgtgagccactgcgcctggtctagGATTTcctctttacagatgagaaaactgcgGTGCAGAGTGTGAAGTGGGTTTTTGTCTGCAGCCTCCAGTCTCCAGTTCACAATCTCAAATCCAGTCTCTAACT
The DNA window shown above is from Homo sapiens chromosome 19, GRCh38.p14 Primary Assembly and carries:
- the SERTAD3 gene encoding SERTA domain-containing protein 3 isoform X1, producing the protein MITQLSSFQYRIQIWGSLLPIQGIMVGGLKRKHSDLEEEEERWEWSPAGLQSYQQALLRISLDKVQRSLGPRAPSLRRHVLIHNTLQQLQAALRLAPAPALPPEPLFLGEEDFSLSATIGSILRELDTSMDGTEPPQNPVTPLGLQNEVPPQPDPVFLEALSSRYLGDSGLDDFFLDIDTSAVEKEPARAPPEPPHNLFCAPGSWEWNELDHIMEIILGS
- the SERTAD3 gene encoding SERTA domain-containing protein 3 — encoded protein: MVGGLKRKHSDLEEEEERWEWSPAGLQSYQQALLRISLDKVQRSLGPRAPSLRRHVLIHNTLQQLQAALRLAPAPALPPEPLFLGEEDFSLSATIGSILRELDTSMDGTEPPQNPVTPLGLQNEVPPQPDPVFLEALSSRYLGDSGLDDFFLDIDTSAVEKEPARAPPEPPHNLFCAPGSWEWNELDHIMEIILGS